CCCTGTTGTAACCAGaggccccatccctgcagggtcACAGAGCTCCATCCCTTCTCTTAGAGCAGGATCCAGAAAAACTGGAGAGTGGTAGGAGGGAGCCTGGCAGGtgggagcatccctgggggATGCAGAatttccctctctgctgcaggaaTAAAAGTGAAGAAGGTCTCCTTCCACTCCATCCTATCCAACACCCCAATCCTATCCTGTCCCACCTcattccattcccattccatcctgtcccatcccaccCCTTATCCCGTCCCATCTCACCGcaccccatcccattccacccaaCCGTTTATTCCACCCTGTTCCGGCCTCAGCATCCCATTCCGTCCCACACAATCCTCTCCCACTCCTCAGCCCCATCCGCCCcatccatcccaccccatcccaccccatccctccatcccctcccgTCTCCCGGCGCTGCCGCGCCCCcaccccgctccgccccggggaggcggcggcagccccgggcggAGCGCGGATCTCTCCCGGCTCCGCTCGGCTCCTccgccggccccgctcggccccgctCGGCTCCGGCCCCCGCCCCGGAGTGGCTGCGGCGGGGCCAAGCCGCGCCCCGCTCCCGCGCTATAAAAGCGCGGTGCGCCCCGCAAAGCAGGTACCGGCGGGGCCGCTCCGCTCCTCCAGCGGGtccgggaggaggaggaggaggaggaggagaaggaaggaaggaaggaaggggggGGCCGGGTGCTGCTGTCTCCCCCCCGCGCCTCCCCCGAACCCCGATGCGGCCGGCCTGAGCCCGCCGGGACgatgctgccgctgctgccgctgctgctgctgggcgcCCCGGGGCTGCGCCTGACCTCGGGGGCACCCCCGGACCCCGACTCCGCTCTGGTCACTCCCCTGCGCCTGGACCCCGACATCAACGGGCCCGCTTATTTCAGGGGGGGCCCCTCCGAGCCGCCGCGGGGCGGGCAGGCGCTGGTGATCCAGCTCTCGGCGTTCGGGGAGGATTTCTACCTCCACCTCTCCCCCGACGCGCGGTTCATCGCGCCCGCCTTCGCCGCCCACTACCTGGGGACGGCCGCCCGGCCGCTCCCCGCTCTCCGCCACTGCTTCTACTCGGGGGATGTCAACGCCGACCGCGAGTCCTTCGCCGCGCTCAGCCTGTGCGGAGGGCTCCGGGGGGCTTTCGGCTACCGGGGAGCCGAGTACCTGATCAGCCCGCTGGCGGGGGCGGCTAACGGGGGGCTCCATCGCCtgcagcgccgcagccccggccgccCCGTCGGGGCCGGAGCATCCCGCTGCGCCGTGGGCTCCGGGCTCACCCCCGGCGTGCTGCAGGCGCTCGACAAGTACCGGGGGCGTGCGGGGGGGAAAGGCGGCCGCGCCAAGCGCTTCGCCTCGGTCCCGCGTTACGTGGAGACCTTGGTGGTGGCCGACGAGTCGATGGTGAAGTTCCACGGGGATGATCTCCAGCACTACCTGCTCACCCTGATGGCCACGGCCGCACGCCTCTACAAGCACCCCAGCATCCGCAACCCCATCCAGATCTCCGTGGTCAAGTTCCTCCTCATCGGGCAGGATGACAAGGGGCCCAAAGTCACCAGCAACGCCGCCCTCACCCTCCGCAACTTCTGCGCCTGGCAGAAGAAGTGGAACAAGGTCAGCGACAAGCACCCCGAGTACTGGGACACCGCCATCCTCTTCACCAAGCAGGTGGGTGCAGGGGGGCCCGGAGGAGCTGCTCCCCCCTGTCACGGTGCCCTGCACTGGGCTGAGCCGTTCTGCCACCTGTGTGCACGACGGGGAGGTTGTGCCTGTGGCTGATCCCTCTTTCCCAGGGAACCTCCACTCTCAGatgctggggtggggggaccAGAGGCATGGAGCAAGGCGACCTGGGCCAGCCCTTGCTGTCCCCTGGGCAGGTTTTGGCTAGCAGTCTTGAAAAATCCCTGCCACGGGGTGAATGAGGCCGGGAGGTGTCCAAAAGCAGGCTGCCCCGTGGGCAGAAACCTGCTGCTCTATCTCCTGCCTCCATGCAGGAACTTGGCAGCAagtgccctgtggctctgctgtgcaCCCTGAAATGAGAGGTCTGAGCCCAGAAGAGGAGGAGCATGGTCCcgcttccccctccccagctgggaAGAGCTCACAGTGCCACCtgccaagaaaaaaacctctcCCTGCTTCCTCTGACTCATGCATGAGGTTCTCCTGAGAACCTGGACCTCTCCTCAGCACTGGCTGCGCTGCATGGACCCGGTTCAGGGCTGGAAGTGAAGCACCAGAGATTcagccagcactgcagcccTCGAGTGGGGGAGAGCAGAgagccactgccaccactgccgTGGGCTGGCCGCATCCCTGTGGTGGGAGAGAGGCTCGGAGCTGCCTTTGGTGTGGCTTCGTGGTGATGTGGCTGTGGGATGAACTCTGAATCCTCCCACACCCACAAACTGGGTGTCACTGAAGCTCCCACAGCCTCTCCCCATTGTTCCTTCTCCCTGTAGTCCTGTCTCAGTGTGGACATCAGCCCAGTGCctgcatcccaaaatccctgatgGGATGGGAAGAGGATGAGCCCAGCTCGGATGGGACAGTCACGTCTtatcctggctgcagcaggctTTGGCAGAAAAGGCTCCTTGCATTTTCTCCTTCCACTATCCCTGCAGGGATGTTTTTGGGTTAGGGACAGGTGAGGAACTCccctcagcagcagggagaccattcccaaaacatctttCCCGGTCAAGCACTTGTGGTGGGTGGGAAGGATACAGCATCCAGCTCAgttcagctgtccccagcctgggctcagcaaggcctggagcaggaatgaTGCCGTGCAGGACGTGTAGGATCTTGTCCTGTGTGTCCTCTTGTCCTCCCCACCCCGGGCCAGCTGTAAATCCTATGGGAGCACAGACAGGATGGAAGCccaggctgctggagcagctcaagGAGGAGGACGCTGCTGACACCTCTGCAGGGACGaggcagctcctcctctggtgGAAGCCCAGTGAGGTCACTGGAGCTGCACGTGGGACAGTCGGTCCCAGCGATTCAAAAGATGTGGATCACGTCTGGGCTGCATTTTTTACACATTGCTAAACCATCCATTCCTGAAATCCCAAAGCAAGCTCAGTGCAAAGGCACACGGTCAGAGAGACATCTGCCTTCCTTGAGTGCATCCATCTGTGGTCCCCTGACATTCTGAAGCTTATCTTCCTGCCAAAAAGCTGTTACATAAGCCCCCGACTTAAATTTCACCTCCAGGCTGGTTGACAGGCAGTTTTCACTGTGATGATGAGTTGCTGACGAATGGGGCTCTCTTTTACTGCTTGGATTTGCTCCCTTCCAACACTGACGATGCTGAATGATGGATTTGCCTTTGGGAAACTCAGTCCTGATCAGCTGGTGGGTGCAGATTCCCTTCCTACCTGAGCCACTGCTTGTTGGAGGGTCCTGCAGAGCATCCAGCCTTCAGCTGCCCTCCTGGAAATATCCCTGCACACCATGGCAAAGGGTTTGTCCATCCTTCCCACCCCTCCTGGACCTCATGTCACACCGGGAAATGTTTGCTGCGCATCTTCGCTTTGCTGTAAAACCGAAGGGATGTTGCATGAAGGAACATCTGCCTGCAGCCTAGCATGTGGCTGATGCCATGGGGGAATTTGGAAACTGCAGCTCAAGCCTCAGCTTTTTGGAGTTGCTTTGGATGCACACAGGAAGCCTCTGTGACAGGGAGAGTGCTTATGACTCTGATTAGGTGAATTAATGCACAAGGATCCCCCTGACTGACCTGTGGAACGTCTTGAGGAGTTCACATGGGACAACAAAAAACCTTGGAAGGTCCCACGCAGGAAGGTCAGGCTGGCAGGAGAGTGCTGATGCACTGAGCAGGTTGCTGCAGCCCCTTGGAGGACCAAGCATCCTCCCTGTACCTGTGCCAGCAGGGGGGACACCAGTGACAAagcacagaggcagagctggctcCTTGCACGGTGCTTTCCCACCCTAAACCCCTTCCATTTCTTTCTGCTCCCCTCCTGAGAAGCCTCAACACCTGGCGAGGCTGAAGGAGGTGTTCAGGTGGGGGATCAGGAGCTCTCATTGAAGCCCAGAGATGCTGCCTGGCATGCCCAGGCTGTCCTGAGGAGGCTGTggtgaggagggagggaaaagcccctgaagagctgctgctggtgtaTCCCAGCGAGGTTCAGAGCGAGAAGTGGGTCAGTGTGTCAGTGCAGGTGTTGGGCTGGGAGCCAAAGCTCGCTGTGCTGGCGAGGAAAGAACTCTTCAAAGAGCGCTGAGAACTCTTCAAAGAGCGGGGAGCTGCGAGCTGTGAGGCTGTGACATTCCTCCCCACTCCCCATCCtcgcccccaaacccccagtgCTGCTCAGAGCGTGGGCAGAGGCTCCTGGGGAAGCTGCAGCCCTGGACTGGCTCAGCGTGGCAATGGTGCTGGGTCTCGATGGTGTTTTGGGGCTGGGACTCTGCTCCTGGACTTGCCAGCCGTGGTGGCACTGCCAATGCAGCGTGGGGCTGCCACCTCTTCTCCCTGCTGACACTGATGTGTGCTGGGTCAGGGGTGCAGCAGGGCCCCAGCTGGCCAGGAAAATTGCAGAGCAAAGCGCTGAACTTGGTTGTACGATGGGGTTTTCCACCACCAGAGCAGACCCAGACGTTTCTTCACGTCACCTCTCTGGAGATCCCTTTCTTGCCTGTGCCTCCACACTCTGTAGCCCCAGGTCTGCTGTTAAAGCCATCTCAGGCCTGGCTGGGGCTCTCTGAAGTCATCAGGACTGTTATTTACCCACGGCTGAACCTGCCTGCGCGGGAATGCCTTCAGCTTGGAAACCTTGCTGGAAATattggcagagcagctcctgcaggattTTGAGCAACCCAGGCGCTTTGGCTGGGCGAGTGCTGAGCATGAATCACACTTATTTATAGCATGGGAGCGCCCAGCAAGTCCCTTACTTTTCTTTTCATGTGGAAAACAGCTCCGTGCCCGCTGCAcggcctccctggcagccctggggcagcaccgagggaggggaggatgctccagccctcccaaaccaaaaccacaccCCAGCGGGGGAatggagcacctgggacaagGTTATGCCGGGCTGCAGCACCAGCGTGTCTTAAATGGACTTTTTTTAGCACAAGCACCTGGGGAAGGGCAGATCTGCTATGATGAGACCCTTGCCAGCCTCTCTCCTGGAAACACCTATGTAGGATCTGGCTGTTCTCAGTTTAGGGGTGGCAGTCTAAGCTGGTTCCTCCTTTGATCACCTGGGCTTGGTTGCTCCTTGAAGGATTGCTGCAGAGTGTCTTAGAGAGACAGGAGCACTTTCTTTAACCCTGGAAacctctggacatgctccagggCTTTCTTGTTCCTTGGAAGAGGCTGAGAAATGAGATTGAGAAGTGGCTCTGCCCTGAGTCCAAGGCCAGATGTGTTCCCATCCACCCACCTGTGTCACCATCCACCCACCTTAAGACAAAGGGAACCAGACTGGCTCATCCGTGATAAAGCCAGCTCCACCCTGGCCAGAGGAGCAGTTTGGGtaggaaaagctgctgctgaaggcaggGCAGGATGCTGCACACATCCCTGGTGCTGGGGTTAAGTGCAAACACACCcttgcagcctgggctgggtcAGGATTGAGGTTTCCTGCCTCTGTATCCCGGTGTGGCTCCCATCCCTTTGGGCTTTCTTCCATCAGTAGCTCCCCGTGGGGGGCCAGGGATGAGGTGGGGAAGGGAAACCGTGacagctgtgctgtccccaggacTAACCCCTTCTCTCTGCGACCGGCAGGACCTGTGTGGTGCCACCACCTGTGACACGCTGGGAATGGCAGACGTGGGCACCATGTGTGACCCCAAGCGCAGCTGCTCCGTCATCGAGGACGATGGGCTGCCCTCGGCTTTCACCACCGCCCACGAGCTGGGTAAggctcccagctctcctcctcctctcaggagtaatgcttttttctcttcaagcCAGGTCTTACAAGCTCTCATAGACAAACATCACACCCTTGGCAGCTCAGCTACCTCAGGTGGCATAAAAGaagcaggatggctcctgtgacagtgttggaaacaaaatttttaataaaaagcaaaataaaaaagctctttacagaCAAAAACTGGGCCAGGGCAAGAGGTTtttgctcctgctaaaacatcccacaaaactttattttgttctctttctggTTAATTGCttaggtgggatttttttggctcCTGTCCAATTAGCTCTCCTTAAGTTTGAGGTGAAATCCTCAAGGTCCTATGAggtgtcttttaaccaaattgagaagagaaacttctgggcttttttcctttttaaggagaCAAAGGGTAACTTGTTTACTCTGTCAACAGGGGCACATTCCTACACAGGAGCAGttccaggagctggcagggttCAGAACAGCCTTGATTTCAGCCTCTGGGTATCTGGTGATAGGGAAACTCTGCCTTGGGGACAAGACTCCCCCTGAGCCAGGTGGGAAAGGGCTGCTGGGGGAGCAAAAGGTGCTGCTCTCATGGTTGCTGCCACAGCCGGGTTTCCAGGATTCAGGAATCCTGAAATAACAGGCAGAGGGAACACCTGCCTCTGGGAGGGAGGAGACAGCGGGACAAGTGCTGAAGTCACCTGTCACCTTCTCTTCACAATTTCCTTTgcccttccttttccttgtgctttcCATGTGCACGAGGCATCTGGGAGAGAGCTGGAATGTTTGCTGACTCTTCTGGGCTGTCCTTGTGGGTCTGCCCCACTCCAAGTCTCAGTCTCCCCTGAAAGAAGCTGTTGGGGGGTTCCTGCTCCATGTGCTGTGCTGGGTTATTCATGCTGCCTCCCTTATCCCATCCCCAGGCCACGTCTTCAACATGCCCCATGACAACGTGAAGGCCTGTGAGGAGGTCTTTGGCCGGCTGAAGACCAACCACATGATGTCCCCCACCCTCATCCAGATCGACCGTGCCAACCCCTGGTCAGCCTGCAGCGCTGCCATCATCACCGACTTCCTGGACAGTGGCCATGGTGAGCCCTGCTGcgcccctcaccccctgcccGTGTCCCTGTTCCCTAGGAACAGGGTCTATCCCTGCAGGTGCTTACTGGGAAAAGATAGTTGGCTGTAGAGCTcttcctctcctggctctgtaAACAAATTTAGAAGGAAATGGGAGGTTTCTGTAGCGTCCAGACctcctgggtgtccccagcaaTGACATCTGCATgcaggctgctggcacagctccaaGGCATCACCAGGAGGTAAAATCATCAGCCAAGATCAAGGGCATCCCTGGGGTGGCTTTGGCCCAATCTCTCCCTCACCTCCCTGCGGTGGTGCTTTCCCTCCCCGCTCTGGTCCATACAACCCCCAGGACCTGGTGGAGCCCCTCTCCCCACTCCTGCAGGGGACTGTTTGCTGGACCAGCCTGCCAAACCCATCCCTCTGCCCGAAGACCTGCCGGGGACGAGCTACAGCCTGAACCAGCAGTGCGAGCTGGCCTTCGGCGTgggctccaagccctgcccctACATGCAGTACTGCGCCAAGCTGTGGTGCACGGGCAAGGCGCGCGGGCAGATCGTCTGCCAGACCCGCCACTTCCCCTGGGCCGACGGCACCGCCTGCGGCGACGGCCGCTTCTGCCTCAAGGGAGCCTGCGTGGAGAGGCACAACGTCAGCAAGTACAGGGTGAGTGCCTGCTGGGAGCCCCAAAACTCCTCACAGGGTCACTCAGTGAGTACAGGATGGATGCCTGTGCTGGGAGACCCCAAAACATCTCACAGGGTCACTCAGTGTGTACAGGGTGAGTGCCTGCTGGGAGCCCCAAAACTCCTCACAAGGTCACTCAGTGAGTGCAGGATGGGtacctgtgctgggagccccaAAACTCCTCACAAGGTCACTCAGTGAGTACAGGGTGGGTACCTGTGctgggagaccccaaaaacatggtgagtgcctgtgctgggaccccaaaacaccTTGTAGGGTCACTCAGTGTCTATAGGGtgagtgcctgtgctgggagacCCAACACCACCCCACAGTGTCACTCAGTGAGTACAGGCtgagtgcctgtgctgggagaccccaaaactccTCACAAGGTCACTCAGTGAGTACAGGGTGGGTACCTGTgctggaaaaccccaaaacacctcaCAGGGTCACTCAGTGAGTACAGGATGGATACCTGTGCTGGGagaccccaaaacaccccacaGGGTCGCTCAGTGAGTACAGGATGGGTACCTgtgctgggacaccccaaaacaccctgcAGGGTCACTCAGTGTGTACAGGGtgagtgcctgtgctgggagctcccAGAAACATCCCACAGGGTCACTCAGTGAGTACAGGGTGGGTACCTGTGctgagagaccccaaaaacatggtgagtgcctgtgctgggaccccaaaacaccTTGTAGTGTCACTCAGTGAGTATAGGGtgagtgcctgtgctgggagacCCAACACCACCCCACAGGGTCGCTCAGTGAGTACAGGCTGAGcgcctgtgctgggagccccaAAACACCTTGTAGGGTCACTCAGTGAGTACAGGCtgagtgcctgtgctgggagccccaaaacagcccacAGGGTCACTCTGAGCAGGTGCTGGCCCCCATCTCCTGATGGTGGAGACCCAGCATTGGGACACTGATGTAGAAAGAGCAGGAGATCCCTTGGGTATCATGTGTTTCTCAAGGAgtgaggctgctgctctgctccagccagccctgggcaattttcacagaatttgctgtgttggaagagacctacaagggtcattgagtccagctaGTGGCCCTGCTCAGGACCATTCCCAGGAGTCACACCACACACCTGAGGGTATTGTCCAAgtgcttcttgagctctgtcaggcttggggctgtgaccactttcctgggagcctgtcccagtgcctcagcaccgtctgggggaagaaccttttaGTGCTATCCAACCCAACCCTCCCTGACACAACTTCGGATCCccccttgggtcctgtcactggtcaccacagagaataGATCAGCGCCCACCGCTTGGATTCCCATCTCCAGGAAGGTTTGTGGGCGGTTGGAGGTTTCACTTGTGAAGGGATGGCTCCGAGTGTGGAAAGGATGGGCTCCAGGTGTGGAAAGGATGGGCTCCAGGTATGGAAAGGATGGGTGTGCAGCGCCTCACgctgtccctccctgcaggTGGACGGAGGCTGGGCCAAGTGGGCGCCGTACGGGCCGTGCTCGCGGACCTGTGGCGGTGGGGTGCAGCTGGCCAGGCGGGAATGCACCGACCCCGTGCCGGCCAACGGGGGCTCCTACTGCGAGGGCATCCGCGTCAAGTACCGCTCCTGCAACCTggagccctgtgctgctgcaggtaaGGGCTGGGGCTCGGCTCGGCCTGTAACAACCCCACAAAACTAAAGCTGGAGGTGCAGGCTGGCACCCAACAACACATCCCTGTTTTTTCCAGTGCCAGGGAAGAGCTTCCGTGAGGAACAGTGTGAGGCTTTCAACGGCTACAGTCACAGCACGAACCGCCTGACTGCCTCCATCTCCTGGGTTCCCAAATACTCCGGTGTCTCGCCCCGGGATAAGTGCAAGCTCATCTGCCGGGCCAACGGCACCGGCTACTTCTATGTGCTGGCACCCAAGGTTGGTGAGAGACCCCCAGGGTCAGTGCCTGACTGTGGGATGGCTCCAGTGCACCTGGAGATAAATAGATTTTCCTTGTCTGGTGGGTGGATGGTGTTAGATGAGATGCCACCAGTCTGGTATGAATCAGCTTGGTGCTGGAGCTGGTCCCTGGAGAGTCTTCCCCTGGAAGatgtaattttttcctcttgtaaaGGTGCCTCTGGCATATTCCTGTGGTCGTGGCATAGAGGATGATAGTTCGGGTGCTGGGGAAGCatcaggcagggcaggggggagaTCCAGACATGGGACATCCAGAGCAGGATGGTGTTAGCAGTGTCCCCTGTGCAGCTTGTTCCCTGCAATGGAAAGGGCAGGAAATTCTGTGGATGGGAGAAAAGGGATGAAGTTCCACCTATCTCTGTCTCAGAGACCTCAAAATCCTGCCTGCAAAGCAGAACATGAGCAAAGACCAACATGGTGCCTGCTGGCATCTCCTGTCCGATGGATTGGGGTGGGATGGAAACAGCTGGGATGTCTTGGGAAGTGTGAGAGGGAAATGCAGCAGCTTGTTTTCCTCACCTGGTTTAGGTTGTGGATGGCACCCCTTGCTCCCCGGACTCCACTTCGGTCTGTGTCCAGGGCAAATGCATCAAGGCAGGCTGTGATGGGAAGTTGGGCTCCAAGAAGAAGTTTGACAAATGCAGTGTCTGCGGAGGAGACAACAAGAGCTGCAAGAAGGTCTCAGGCTTGTTCACCAAGCCCATGTGAGTATTTGGTTACCCTGTGTGCTTCTCTTACTCCAGCTCTGTGTTTTGGTGTGGGGGGTGCAGGAAAGTTGtggagatgatgatgatgggATAAATCCATCCTGAGCCAAATCTGCTGGTGCTCGTGTAGA
This genomic interval from Taeniopygia guttata chromosome 24, bTaeGut7.mat, whole genome shotgun sequence contains the following:
- the ADAMTS15 gene encoding A disintegrin and metalloproteinase with thrombospondin motifs 15, with protein sequence MLPLLPLLLLGAPGLRLTSGAPPDPDSALVTPLRLDPDINGPAYFRGGPSEPPRGGQALVIQLSAFGEDFYLHLSPDARFIAPAFAAHYLGTAARPLPALRHCFYSGDVNADRESFAALSLCGGLRGAFGYRGAEYLISPLAGAANGGLHRLQRRSPGRPVGAGASRCAVGSGLTPGVLQALDKYRGRAGGKGGRAKRFASVPRYVETLVVADESMVKFHGDDLQHYLLTLMATAARLYKHPSIRNPIQISVVKFLLIGQDDKGPKVTSNAALTLRNFCAWQKKWNKVSDKHPEYWDTAILFTKQDLCGATTCDTLGMADVGTMCDPKRSCSVIEDDGLPSAFTTAHELGHVFNMPHDNVKACEEVFGRLKTNHMMSPTLIQIDRANPWSACSAAIITDFLDSGHGDCLLDQPAKPIPLPEDLPGTSYSLNQQCELAFGVGSKPCPYMQYCAKLWCTGKARGQIVCQTRHFPWADGTACGDGRFCLKGACVERHNVSKYRVDGGWAKWAPYGPCSRTCGGGVQLARRECTDPVPANGGSYCEGIRVKYRSCNLEPCAAAVPGKSFREEQCEAFNGYSHSTNRLTASISWVPKYSGVSPRDKCKLICRANGTGYFYVLAPKVVDGTPCSPDSTSVCVQGKCIKAGCDGKLGSKKKFDKCSVCGGDNKSCKKVSGLFTKPMHGYNFVVVIPAGASNIDIRQRGYKGLISDDNYLALKNAQGKYLLNGHFIVSAVERDLMVKGSVLRYSGTGTAVESLQAFKPIQEPLTLEVLSVGKMTPPRVRYSFYLPKESKEDKSSYKKEGKTPPDLNNSVLSLSNRLDGGRPSYKRPSYKWAVGGWEACSVSCGDGLQKRSVACRDSYGQPAAECDAAQRPADVRLCGEPCPAWEAGPWSSCSKSCGRGFKRRALKCLVPTGRLLPRESCNFRRKPQELDFCTLRPC